TTCGTCCCATATTACGAACGGGAAATTTGATCTGGCTCAAACACCTGGTGCGCGAGTAGGCCGGATGACCAGGGTTTGCGTCACATCAGCTTGTTTTAAACGCTGAAAGCGTCCAATCAGTTCTGGGAATATTCCCGGTTCTTTATTCGCCGCTCATCATGAAAAAACAACTCATCGCCGCCGCCGTTCTGTCCACCCTGTTGTCGGGCGCGGCCTTCGCACAGCAAGCCACGGAAGGTCCGTGGATGGTGCGCGCCCGCGCCGTGCATCTGGACAGCACGAACGGTGACAGCACCGGCCTGGGCCTGTCGGTGAACAACAAGTGGATGCCCGAAGTGGACATCAGCTATTTCGTGAACAAGAACGTGGCGGTCGAGCTGGTCCTGACGGTGCCGCAGAAGCACACCATGTACTCCAACGGTGTGGAAATCGGCACGCTCAAGCACCTGCCGCCCACGCTGCTGGGCCAGTACCACTTTGACATGAACGGGTTCAAGCCCTATGTCGGCGCAGGCGTCAACTTCACGCGTTTTTCCGGTGTCAACCTGCTGGGCGGCGTGGCCACTGTGGACAAGAACAGCTGGGGTCCGGCGCTGCAGGTGGGCGTGGACATTCCCCTCAGCAAGGGCCTGTACCTCAATCTGGACGTGAAAAAGGTCTATATCCGCACCGACGTGGCGGCTGCCGGCACCAAGATTGGCGAATTCAAGGTTGACCCCCTGCTGGTCGGCGTCGGTCTGGGCTGGCGCTTCTAAGTTCAGTATTTCCTGAACAAACGCCCTGTCATGCGTTGGCGTGACGGGGCTTTTTTTCGTCCTGGCGGTCCGGCGCGCCATGCATGATGTATTCAGCCAAAAGGCTAGACTGCCCGGCATGCAATCCCCTACCGAAATTCAACAGCATCTGGACTCCGTCGAAGATGCCTTCAGGCGCGCCCGGCTGCGCGCCATGCAGCGGGTGGCCGGCGGCCTGCTGCTGCTGGCCTTTGCGGTGTTTTGCCTGGCCCGCAGCCTGTCCGGGTTGCATCCCGCCTGGGGCTATGTGGAAGCTTTTGCCGAAGCGGCCATGGTCGGCGCGGTGGCGGACTGGTTTGCCGTCGTCGCGCTGTTTCGCCATCCGCTGGGCATTCCGGTGTGGCACACGGCCATCATTGCGAACAGCAAGGACGACATCGGCCGCAACCTGGGCCAGTTTGTCGAAAGCCATTTCGTCACCGAAGCGGGCATTGCCCAGCGCATCCGGCAGGCCAACCCGGCCGGCCTGCTCGGCGCCTGGCTGCTGGCTCCCGGCCATGCGGCGCAGCTGGGCCATGCCACGGCCAAAGCCTTGAAGGCACTGCTCAATGCCCTGGATGACCCCT
This DNA window, taken from Polaromonas hydrogenivorans, encodes the following:
- a CDS encoding OmpW/AlkL family protein, which gives rise to MKKQLIAAAVLSTLLSGAAFAQQATEGPWMVRARAVHLDSTNGDSTGLGLSVNNKWMPEVDISYFVNKNVAVELVLTVPQKHTMYSNGVEIGTLKHLPPTLLGQYHFDMNGFKPYVGAGVNFTRFSGVNLLGGVATVDKNSWGPALQVGVDIPLSKGLYLNLDVKKVYIRTDVAAAGTKIGEFKVDPLLVGVGLGWRF